The Sphingomonas telluris genome includes a window with the following:
- a CDS encoding HIG1 domain-containing protein, whose product MNIILMILLLVAMGATAYVLVRGVMAMASGKDISGEQQQGYMRKRVLFQAVAIIIVILILVLAGASRH is encoded by the coding sequence ATGAACATCATACTGATGATCCTCCTCCTCGTCGCCATGGGCGCGACGGCCTACGTTCTTGTCCGCGGCGTGATGGCGATGGCGTCCGGCAAGGACATCAGCGGCGAACAGCAGCAGGGCTACATGCGCAAGCGCGTGCTGTTCCAGGCGGTCGCCATCATCATCGTGATCCTGATCCTGGTCCTGGCCGGAGCGTCCCGCCACTAA
- a CDS encoding HNH endonuclease: MYHPDLIRHPESCPALVLNADYTPLSYYPLSLWPWQTAIKAMFLERVDVVAHYDREVHSPSTALKLPSVIALRQFVRPSEYPAFTRFNLFLRDRFSCVYCGSRKELTFDHVVPRAQGGRTTWENVATACAPCNLRKGGRTPRQAGMHIEREPIRPTSWQLQDHGRSFPPNYLHQSWRDYLYWDVELVA; this comes from the coding sequence ATGTATCACCCCGACCTCATTCGCCATCCTGAAAGCTGTCCGGCGCTCGTCCTGAACGCCGATTACACCCCGCTGAGCTATTATCCCTTGAGCCTCTGGCCCTGGCAGACGGCGATCAAGGCCATGTTCCTCGAGCGCGTCGACGTCGTCGCGCACTACGATCGCGAGGTGCACAGCCCGAGTACGGCGCTGAAGCTGCCGTCGGTCATTGCGCTTCGGCAGTTCGTGAGGCCCAGCGAGTATCCGGCCTTCACCCGATTCAACCTGTTCCTCCGCGACCGCTTCAGCTGCGTCTATTGCGGATCGCGCAAGGAACTGACGTTCGACCATGTCGTCCCGCGCGCCCAGGGCGGGCGTACGACCTGGGAGAATGTCGCGACGGCCTGCGCGCCGTGCAACCTGCGCAAGGGCGGCCGTACTCCGCGGCAGGCGGGCATGCACATCGAGCGCGAGCCGATCCGGCCGACCAGCTGGCAGCTGCAGGACCATGGGCGGAGCTTCCCGCCGAACTACCTGCACCAGAGCTGGCGCGACTATCTCTACTGGGACGTCGAACTCGTGGCCTGA
- a CDS encoding DMT family transporter has translation MTKLSQDCFESKLREAAESAEAYTAPMIRSVMNRSDWAILLVLAAIWGGAFIFIGVAVRHVHPLTYVWLRLSIAAVAMLVFLRFKRQPLGLTREVWGSMLLLALLNNALPFTLFGWGQTHIASGLASILNATTPIWGVVVAHIFTHDERMTPRKIAGVLLGFGGVATMIGPTLLANVGTDALAQLACITASLSYALAAVWARRFRRMGLSPMSVTTGQLSAGALMMLPVAFIFDKPWMQTFPPLSAIGAITALALLCTAFGYVLYFRLIDRAGATNALLVTLLVPPVAILLGALFLSEQLAVQDFFGLGLIALGLAAIDGRLLNLFAAPQPRPAA, from the coding sequence ATGACCAAGCTCAGCCAGGATTGCTTTGAGAGCAAGCTGCGGGAAGCGGCTGAATCGGCGGAGGCTTACACCGCGCCCATGATCCGCAGCGTCATGAACCGCTCCGACTGGGCTATCCTGCTGGTGCTCGCAGCCATCTGGGGCGGCGCCTTTATCTTCATCGGCGTCGCGGTGCGGCACGTGCATCCGCTGACCTATGTCTGGCTGCGGCTGAGCATTGCGGCGGTGGCAATGCTCGTCTTCCTCAGGTTCAAGCGGCAGCCGCTGGGATTGACGCGCGAAGTCTGGGGGTCGATGCTCCTGCTCGCGCTGCTCAACAATGCGCTGCCCTTCACCCTTTTCGGCTGGGGCCAGACGCACATCGCGAGCGGCCTTGCCTCCATCCTCAACGCCACGACCCCGATCTGGGGCGTCGTGGTCGCGCACATCTTCACTCACGACGAGCGCATGACTCCGCGCAAGATCGCCGGTGTGCTTCTCGGCTTCGGCGGTGTCGCGACCATGATTGGACCGACGCTGCTTGCGAACGTCGGGACGGACGCTCTGGCGCAGCTCGCCTGCATCACCGCCTCGCTAAGCTATGCGCTGGCCGCCGTCTGGGCGCGTCGCTTCCGCCGCATGGGCCTGTCGCCGATGTCGGTCACGACGGGTCAGCTGAGCGCGGGCGCGCTGATGATGCTTCCGGTCGCCTTCATCTTCGACAAGCCGTGGATGCAGACGTTCCCGCCGTTGAGCGCCATAGGGGCGATCACCGCGCTCGCGCTGCTGTGCACGGCGTTCGGCTATGTCCTCTATTTCCGCCTGATCGATCGGGCCGGCGCGACCAATGCCCTGCTGGTGACCCTGCTCGTTCCGCCGGTGGCGATCCTGCTTGGCGCGCTTTTCCTGTCAGAGCAGCTGGCGGTTCAGGACTTCTTCGGGCTCGGCCTGATCGCGCTCGGTCTGGCGGCGATCGACGGGCGGCTGCTCAACCTTTTTGCGGCGCCCCAGCCTCGGCCAGCAGCTTAG
- the egtD gene encoding L-histidine N(alpha)-methyltransferase, with the protein MLETAERVDPAFREDVLAGLSAPIPAVPARWLYDRRGSELFDEITRLPSYYPTQTETALLKQILPGVASRVPSGTAVVEFGAGSATKTPLLLEAVRPAVYVPVDISGDYLRESAAEIAGLFPSIRVEPVVADFARPFELPESISAFPKLGFFPGSTIGNFVPRTATDLLRSFRDLLGVGSQLLIGMDRVKPINRLLAAYDEPEGVTAAFNLNLLERINRELDGDIPLDAFRHEARWNDILSRIEMHLVATRDVSFTIADRRFSFASGSSIHTENSHKYGPRGSRVLLLAGGWTPIAEWNDSAGDFAVILSEALPNRFAP; encoded by the coding sequence TTGCTCGAGACAGCTGAGCGGGTCGACCCCGCATTCCGTGAGGACGTTCTCGCGGGCCTTTCCGCACCGATCCCCGCCGTCCCGGCGCGCTGGCTCTACGACCGTCGTGGGTCGGAGCTGTTCGACGAGATCACTCGGCTGCCGTCCTACTATCCGACGCAGACCGAAACGGCACTGCTGAAGCAGATCCTGCCCGGTGTCGCGTCTCGCGTCCCGTCGGGAACCGCGGTCGTCGAGTTCGGCGCGGGGTCCGCGACGAAGACGCCGCTGCTGCTCGAAGCCGTTCGCCCGGCAGTCTATGTGCCTGTCGACATTTCCGGCGATTATCTACGCGAAAGCGCAGCCGAGATCGCCGGTCTCTTCCCTTCGATCCGCGTCGAGCCGGTCGTTGCCGACTTCGCCCGTCCTTTCGAGCTTCCGGAGAGCATCTCCGCTTTCCCCAAGCTGGGCTTCTTCCCAGGCTCCACCATCGGCAATTTCGTGCCGCGGACGGCGACCGACCTGCTCCGCAGCTTCCGCGACCTCCTCGGCGTGGGGTCGCAACTACTGATCGGCATGGACCGGGTGAAGCCGATCAACCGCCTGCTCGCGGCCTATGACGAGCCGGAGGGCGTGACGGCCGCCTTCAACCTCAACCTCCTAGAACGGATCAACCGCGAGCTTGACGGAGACATCCCGCTCGATGCCTTCCGTCACGAGGCGCGGTGGAACGATATCCTCTCGCGGATTGAAATGCATCTCGTCGCCACCCGCGACGTAAGCTTCACCATCGCGGATCGGCGGTTCTCCTTTGCCTCAGGATCGTCGATCCACACCGAGAACAGCCACAAGTACGGACCACGAGGGTCGCGAGTCCTGCTTCTCGCGGGCGGGTGGACGCCGATCGCCGAGTGGAACGACTCGGCGGGCGACTTCGCCGTCATTCTCTCGGAGGCGCTCCCCAACCGTTTCGCGCCCTGA
- a CDS encoding cob(I)yrinic acid a,c-diamide adenosyltransferase, producing the protein MVRLNKIYTRTGDGGTAGLVDGSRVSKSSLRMTAIGEVDEANAAIGVALAELSDGEVRSHLLRIQNDMFDLGADVATPGEVEGALRILASQVERLEQEIDAMNADLAPLTSFILPSGSPAVSALHLARAVTRRAERAAVALHEAEPLNPQLLAYLNRLSDHLFVAARKVASEEGGDVLWQPGATRT; encoded by the coding sequence ATGGTTCGCCTCAACAAGATCTACACGCGGACCGGAGACGGCGGCACGGCCGGTCTGGTCGACGGGTCGCGGGTCAGCAAGTCGAGCCTGCGGATGACCGCGATCGGCGAGGTCGACGAGGCAAACGCCGCGATCGGTGTCGCGCTTGCCGAGCTCAGCGACGGCGAAGTCCGGTCGCATCTCCTGCGCATCCAGAACGATATGTTCGACCTCGGCGCGGACGTCGCGACGCCGGGCGAGGTTGAAGGCGCGCTGCGCATCCTTGCTTCGCAGGTGGAGCGGCTGGAGCAGGAGATCGACGCGATGAACGCCGATCTCGCGCCGCTCACCAGCTTCATCCTGCCGAGCGGATCGCCGGCAGTCTCGGCGCTCCACCTCGCGCGCGCCGTCACCCGGCGTGCCGAGCGCGCTGCCGTCGCGCTGCACGAAGCCGAGCCGCTCAATCCACAGCTGCTCGCCTACCTCAATCGGCTCTCCGATCACCTCTTCGTCGCGGCCCGCAAGGTCGCCTCGGAGGAAGGCGGAGACGTCCTTTGGCAGCCCGGTGCGACCCGGACCTGA
- a CDS encoding UTP--glucose-1-phosphate uridylyltransferase has product MTQKLRKAVFPVAGLGTRLLPATKSIPKELLTVVDRPLIQYAVDEAREAGIEQLIFVTGRGKSALVDYFDAAFELETTMREKGKSLEPLQPSRARFGELVSVRQQQPLGLGHAVWCARHVVGDEPFAVLLPDDLMSGRPGALKQMVDAWERVGGGNMLCTEEVPHDRTASYGVITPGKQDGAVTEVLGLVEKPKPENAPSNLAVIGRYILQPDVMRILDKGETGAGGEIQLTDAMAQLIGKQPFHAVKVDAVRHDCGDKAGYVIANLALALEREDIAPKIREFVDRL; this is encoded by the coding sequence ATGACCCAGAAGCTTCGCAAGGCCGTCTTCCCTGTGGCGGGCCTCGGCACCCGCCTGCTGCCCGCGACCAAGTCGATTCCGAAGGAGCTGCTGACGGTCGTCGACCGGCCACTGATCCAGTATGCCGTCGACGAGGCCCGCGAGGCCGGCATCGAGCAGCTGATCTTCGTGACCGGCCGCGGCAAATCCGCGCTGGTCGATTATTTCGACGCGGCCTTCGAGCTCGAAACCACCATGCGCGAGAAGGGCAAGAGCCTGGAGCCGCTGCAACCGTCGCGCGCGAGGTTCGGCGAGCTGGTTTCGGTCCGGCAGCAGCAGCCGCTGGGCCTTGGCCATGCCGTCTGGTGCGCCCGCCACGTCGTCGGCGACGAGCCCTTCGCAGTCCTCCTTCCCGACGATCTCATGTCGGGCCGGCCGGGCGCCCTGAAGCAGATGGTCGACGCGTGGGAGCGTGTCGGCGGGGGCAACATGCTGTGCACGGAGGAGGTGCCGCACGACCGCACCGCAAGCTACGGCGTGATTACCCCGGGCAAGCAGGACGGAGCGGTCACCGAAGTGCTCGGCCTCGTCGAAAAGCCGAAACCCGAAAACGCGCCGTCGAACCTTGCGGTCATCGGCCGCTACATCCTGCAGCCGGACGTGATGCGTATCCTCGACAAGGGCGAGACCGGTGCGGGTGGCGAAATCCAGCTGACCGACGCGATGGCCCAGCTCATCGGCAAGCAGCCGTTTCACGCGGTGAAGGTCGATGCCGTCCGCCACGACTGCGGCGACAAGGCGGGCTACGTGATCGCGAATCTGGCGCTCGCGCTGGAACGCGAGGACATCGCACCCAAGATCCGCGAGTTCGTGGATCGCCTCTAG
- a CDS encoding TlpA family protein disulfide reductase, protein MHRSFLVAFALLVSACGQEMDQPAANNEAQAEAEGPVKGVDRSHKGEAAPDAKFTNPDGEETSLAEFRGVPVAVNLWATWCAPCVKELPTLNALARTHDKDGALGVIAVSQDSGPQGSVEAFLSKLKVDDLGAYHDPKMALSGALNAQVLPTTILYDAQGREVWRYVGDLDWTSAEAAKLLAEAGAPQKG, encoded by the coding sequence ATGCACCGATCGTTCCTCGTCGCCTTCGCGCTGCTCGTGTCCGCTTGCGGGCAGGAGATGGACCAGCCCGCGGCGAACAATGAAGCGCAAGCCGAAGCCGAAGGGCCAGTGAAGGGCGTCGACCGCAGCCACAAGGGCGAGGCCGCACCCGACGCCAAGTTCACCAATCCGGACGGCGAAGAGACCAGCCTTGCCGAGTTCCGCGGCGTTCCCGTCGCGGTGAACCTGTGGGCGACCTGGTGCGCACCGTGCGTGAAGGAGCTGCCGACGCTCAATGCCTTGGCCCGCACGCATGATAAGGACGGTGCTCTCGGTGTCATCGCAGTCAGCCAGGATTCGGGTCCGCAAGGTTCGGTCGAGGCCTTCCTAAGCAAGCTCAAGGTGGACGACCTCGGCGCCTACCACGATCCGAAGATGGCGCTTTCCGGGGCATTGAACGCGCAGGTGCTGCCGACGACGATCCTCTACGACGCGCAAGGTCGCGAGGTGTGGCGCTACGTCGGCGATCTCGACTGGACGAGCGCCGAAGCGGCTAAGCTGCTGGCCGAGGCTGGGGCGCCGCAAAAAGGTTGA
- a CDS encoding response regulator yields the protein MDGGISEAGNGVSAQDVPRVLIVQPNRTYLGVIARRIVEGGYKVATAETVQGAIAELHRVSIQLVLSELRIPQVGGVELSRMLRDDPVHREVPIFLITGKSDAEGAIEGYKAGADAVIAKPFHFEVLIARIGREIERSQSLEKLRTDNAVLDARVVGRAIELGEMRERWLASEAERRRLEQMVGSIAL from the coding sequence ATGGATGGGGGAATTTCGGAGGCCGGCAACGGCGTCTCAGCGCAAGACGTGCCGCGCGTGCTGATCGTTCAGCCGAACCGGACGTACCTGGGCGTGATCGCGCGCCGCATCGTCGAAGGCGGGTACAAGGTCGCCACTGCGGAAACGGTGCAGGGGGCGATAGCAGAGCTTCACCGGGTCAGCATTCAACTTGTCCTGTCGGAGCTCAGGATCCCCCAGGTGGGCGGCGTGGAGCTGTCCCGGATGCTTCGTGACGACCCGGTTCACCGCGAGGTGCCGATCTTCCTGATCACGGGCAAATCGGACGCCGAGGGCGCAATCGAGGGCTACAAGGCCGGCGCGGATGCGGTGATCGCCAAGCCTTTTCACTTCGAAGTCCTGATCGCGCGCATCGGACGCGAGATCGAGCGCTCGCAGTCGCTCGAAAAATTGCGGACCGACAATGCCGTGTTAGACGCACGGGTCGTCGGCCGGGCGATCGAGCTCGGGGAGATGCGCGAACGTTGGCTCGCCAGCGAGGCCGAGCGACGCCGTCTCGAACAGATGGTTGGGTCAATCGCCCTCTAG
- the folD gene encoding bifunctional methylenetetrahydrofolate dehydrogenase/methenyltetrahydrofolate cyclohydrolase FolD has product MTAEIIDGKATAAELRQKVADVGAEFRQKTGRAPGLAVVLVGEHPPSAAYVRSKVKATLEAGLQSFEHKIPAETTTEELLALVDRLNADPAVDGILVQLPLPKHVDEQAVLTRVDPDKDVDGFHPVNVGRLSIGLEALVPCTPLGCLKLLQKYVGDLSGLEAVVIGRSNIVGKPMAQLLLEANCTVTIAHSRTRDLPEVVRRADIVVAAVGRPELVRGSWIKAGASVIDVGQERVEQPDGTRKLLGDVAYAEAAEVAGSITPVPGGVGPMTIACLLRNTAVAAHRREGLPDPEGL; this is encoded by the coding sequence ATGACCGCCGAGATCATCGACGGAAAGGCGACGGCCGCCGAGCTTCGCCAGAAGGTCGCCGACGTCGGCGCAGAGTTCCGGCAGAAGACCGGCCGTGCGCCTGGGCTAGCCGTGGTTCTCGTCGGCGAGCATCCGCCGAGCGCCGCTTACGTCCGCTCCAAAGTGAAGGCGACGCTCGAAGCAGGCCTCCAAAGCTTCGAGCACAAGATTCCGGCGGAGACGACGACGGAAGAGCTCCTCGCACTCGTCGATCGCCTGAACGCCGATCCGGCCGTGGATGGAATCCTCGTCCAGCTGCCGCTGCCGAAGCATGTCGATGAGCAAGCGGTGCTCACCCGCGTCGACCCTGACAAGGACGTCGACGGCTTCCACCCGGTCAACGTGGGGCGGCTGTCGATCGGGCTCGAAGCGCTGGTGCCGTGCACGCCGCTCGGCTGCCTCAAGCTCCTCCAGAAATACGTCGGGGACCTTAGCGGACTGGAAGCCGTTGTTATCGGCAGGTCCAACATCGTCGGAAAGCCGATGGCGCAACTGCTGCTTGAAGCCAATTGCACGGTTACCATCGCTCACTCGCGCACCCGCGACCTGCCGGAGGTCGTGCGCCGCGCGGATATCGTCGTCGCGGCGGTCGGCCGTCCCGAGCTCGTCCGCGGAAGCTGGATCAAGGCCGGAGCATCGGTCATCGACGTCGGACAGGAACGTGTCGAGCAGCCCGACGGTACTCGCAAGCTTCTGGGCGACGTCGCGTACGCCGAGGCCGCCGAAGTTGCAGGTTCGATCACGCCGGTTCCCGGCGGCGTCGGTCCGATGACGATCGCCTGCCTGCTCAGGAACACCGCGGTCGCCGCGCATCGCCGCGAGGGCCTGCCCGATCCGGAGGGACTGTAG
- the dapD gene encoding 2,3,4,5-tetrahydropyridine-2,6-dicarboxylate N-succinyltransferase, translating into MTGSLEATIDAAWEERDSIGADTRGDVRLAVDKAIAALDSGEARIAEKSGDEWVVHQWLKKAVLLSFRLNPMELIAGGPGGAHWWDKVPSKFAGWSDKDFQAAAFRAVPGAIVRRGAFVAPGAVLMPSFVNIGARVGEGTMVDTWATVGSCAQIGRNVHISGGAGIGGVLEPLQAGPVIIEDDCFIGARSEVAEGVIVEQGAVLSMGVFLGASTKIVNRVTGEVHYGRVPAYSVVVPGALPGKDGGPSLACAVIVKRVDERTRSKTSINELLRD; encoded by the coding sequence ATGACCGGCAGCCTTGAAGCGACCATCGACGCCGCGTGGGAGGAGCGCGACTCGATCGGTGCGGACACGCGCGGAGACGTCCGGCTCGCGGTCGACAAAGCGATTGCCGCGCTCGATAGCGGCGAGGCGCGCATCGCCGAGAAGAGCGGCGACGAGTGGGTCGTGCACCAGTGGCTCAAGAAGGCCGTGCTCCTCTCCTTCCGCCTCAACCCGATGGAGCTGATCGCCGGCGGGCCCGGCGGTGCGCACTGGTGGGACAAGGTTCCGTCCAAGTTCGCAGGTTGGAGCGACAAGGACTTCCAGGCGGCCGCCTTCCGCGCGGTTCCCGGAGCGATCGTCCGCCGCGGGGCGTTCGTGGCGCCGGGTGCGGTGCTGATGCCGAGCTTCGTCAACATCGGGGCCCGCGTCGGCGAAGGCACGATGGTCGACACTTGGGCGACCGTCGGCAGCTGCGCGCAGATCGGGCGCAACGTTCACATCTCCGGCGGTGCCGGCATCGGCGGCGTCCTCGAACCGCTCCAGGCCGGGCCCGTCATCATCGAGGACGATTGCTTCATCGGCGCCCGCTCGGAAGTGGCGGAGGGCGTCATCGTCGAGCAGGGCGCAGTCCTGTCGATGGGCGTGTTCCTGGGCGCCTCGACCAAGATCGTCAACCGCGTGACCGGCGAAGTGCACTACGGCCGCGTCCCGGCCTATTCAGTCGTCGTTCCGGGCGCGCTGCCGGGCAAGGACGGCGGCCCCTCGCTTGCCTGCGCGGTCATCGTGAAGCGGGTGGATGAGCGCACGCGGTCGAAGACCAGCATCAACGAGCTCCTTCGCGACTGA
- the gluQRS gene encoding tRNA glutamyl-Q(34) synthetase GluQRS — protein MIVTRFAPSPTGRLHLGHAFSAVLGHSRARESGGKFLLRIEDLDQGRSRPEFVEGVFEDSRWLGIEWAEPVLVQSERTQAYAEALDHLREKGQVYACFCTRADIAQSLTAPHGDSATSYPGTCRALRDDPERRATTPHSWRLDSAKALELAGLPSWTEVDGRCFDAEPSQIGDAILARKDAPAAYHLACVVDDFESGVTMVVRGADLRPSTPIQRLLQRLLELPEPIYLHHPLITHEDGRRLAKRDLAPTLAAMREAGVDGRELAADLLAGKLPLGFAFADE, from the coding sequence ATGATTGTGACGCGTTTCGCGCCTTCCCCGACCGGAAGGTTGCATTTGGGCCACGCTTTCAGCGCCGTCCTCGGCCACAGCCGGGCACGAGAAAGCGGCGGAAAGTTTCTGCTTCGCATCGAAGACCTCGACCAGGGCCGCAGCCGACCGGAGTTCGTCGAAGGCGTTTTCGAGGACTCGCGCTGGCTCGGTATCGAGTGGGCAGAGCCGGTGCTGGTGCAGTCTGAGCGGACGCAGGCCTATGCGGAGGCCCTTGACCACCTCCGTGAGAAAGGGCAGGTCTACGCCTGCTTCTGCACGCGCGCCGACATCGCGCAGTCGCTCACAGCCCCTCACGGCGACTCCGCGACCTCTTACCCCGGCACGTGCCGCGCCTTGCGGGACGATCCCGAACGCCGAGCAACCACACCGCACAGCTGGCGGCTGGATTCCGCGAAGGCGCTCGAGCTTGCGGGCTTACCCTCGTGGACCGAGGTGGACGGCAGGTGCTTCGATGCCGAGCCATCGCAAATCGGCGATGCGATCCTTGCGCGGAAGGATGCGCCGGCCGCCTATCACCTCGCATGCGTGGTCGACGATTTCGAGAGCGGCGTGACGATGGTCGTGCGCGGGGCCGACCTGCGCCCGTCGACTCCGATCCAGCGGCTCCTGCAGCGCCTCCTCGAATTGCCGGAGCCGATCTACCTCCACCACCCGCTGATCACTCACGAGGACGGCCGCCGCCTCGCCAAGCGCGATCTCGCCCCAACCCTTGCCGCGATGCGCGAGGCCGGCGTCGATGGTCGCGAACTTGCCGCTGACCTGCTCGCGGGCAAGCTTCCGCTTGGTTTCGCATTTGCCGACGAGTAG
- a CDS encoding YggT family protein, whose product MQIVLALIAIIQMLLWVASLIIIVQAIFSWLVAFNVVNTSSNFVRAVWTALERLTEPLYRPVRRIMPDFGGIDFSPLVVLLAIWVIDRLLTGVAAQIYTSAYPVA is encoded by the coding sequence ATGCAAATCGTACTCGCCCTCATCGCCATCATTCAGATGCTCCTGTGGGTCGCCAGCCTGATCATCATCGTGCAGGCGATCTTCAGCTGGCTGGTCGCCTTCAACGTCGTGAACACGAGCAGCAACTTCGTGCGCGCGGTGTGGACGGCACTCGAACGGCTGACGGAGCCGCTCTACCGGCCGGTTCGGCGGATCATGCCGGACTTCGGCGGGATCGACTTTTCGCCTCTGGTCGTCCTGCTTGCCATCTGGGTGATCGACCGACTTCTGACGGGCGTCGCGGCGCAGATTTACACCAGCGCCTACCCGGTCGCATGA
- the egtB gene encoding ergothioneine biosynthesis protein EgtB — MNGLPAFRSETHSPADLADRLFKTRKVTLDLAAPLSDADATIQPFPDASPAKWHLAHTTWFFETFVLRDHLPGYSAFDDRFAFLFNSYYEAEGERHARPKRGMLSRPSLDEVRAWRAHVDEALDRAFPALSPEAVELIELGINHEQQHQELFLTDILATLAENPLEPAYFELPTPACFATEPLTFHPGRTGIVEIGARDDGFAFDCERPRHRVFLHPHAIGSRRVTNGEWAEFIADGGYTNSALWLSEGWDWVQRESISAPLYWRAEGTEFTLAGRREIDHAAPVAHVSYYEADAFARWAGARLPTEAEWESFAESADPSIGNQLDQATAVLPKPGGGIFGDTWEWTGSAYLAYPGFAPAEGAVGEYNGKFMSGQHVLKGASCATPRGHSRASYRNFFPPAARWQFTGLRLARDS, encoded by the coding sequence ATGAACGGCCTACCCGCCTTCCGCAGCGAAACGCACTCGCCGGCCGATCTCGCGGACCGGCTGTTCAAGACCCGCAAGGTGACGCTCGATCTGGCCGCGCCGTTGTCGGATGCCGACGCGACGATCCAGCCCTTTCCCGACGCCTCGCCGGCCAAGTGGCACCTCGCGCACACCACCTGGTTCTTCGAAACCTTCGTCCTTCGCGATCATCTGCCCGGCTACAGCGCTTTCGACGACCGCTTCGCCTTTCTCTTCAACAGCTATTACGAGGCCGAGGGCGAGCGCCATGCCCGCCCCAAGCGCGGCATGCTCAGCAGGCCCTCGCTCGACGAGGTTCGGGCGTGGCGGGCTCACGTCGACGAAGCGCTGGACCGGGCCTTTCCTGCGCTTTCGCCTGAGGCGGTCGAGTTGATCGAGCTCGGCATCAACCATGAGCAGCAGCACCAGGAGCTGTTCCTCACCGACATCCTCGCGACCTTGGCCGAGAACCCGCTGGAGCCCGCCTACTTTGAGCTGCCGACCCCCGCCTGCTTCGCCACAGAGCCGCTGACCTTCCACCCGGGCCGAACGGGCATCGTCGAGATCGGGGCCCGCGACGACGGCTTCGCATTCGACTGCGAGCGGCCGCGGCACCGCGTCTTCCTGCACCCCCACGCGATCGGCAGCCGCCGCGTGACGAACGGCGAATGGGCCGAGTTCATTGCGGACGGCGGTTACACGAACTCCGCACTCTGGCTCAGCGAAGGGTGGGACTGGGTCCAGCGCGAAAGCATCTCCGCACCGCTTTACTGGCGCGCCGAGGGCACCGAATTTACGCTCGCCGGCCGGCGCGAGATCGACCACGCCGCACCGGTCGCACACGTCAGCTATTACGAGGCCGACGCGTTCGCGCGCTGGGCCGGGGCCCGCCTGCCGACCGAGGCCGAATGGGAGAGCTTTGCCGAGAGTGCCGACCCCTCCATCGGCAACCAGCTCGACCAGGCGACGGCGGTCTTGCCGAAGCCGGGCGGTGGCATCTTCGGCGACACGTGGGAATGGACCGGGAGCGCCTATCTTGCTTACCCCGGCTTCGCTCCCGCCGAAGGGGCGGTCGGCGAGTACAACGGCAAGTTCATGAGCGGCCAGCACGTGCTGAAGGGCGCGAGCTGCGCGACGCCCCGCGGTCACAGCCGGGCGTCGTACCGCAACTTCTTCCCGCCGGCCGCACGCTGGCAATTCACAGGACTTCGTCTTGCTCGAGACAGCTGA
- a CDS encoding pyrimidine 5'-nucleotidase produces MAAQLAPEYRHIRDWVFDLDNCLYPASTGLFALIDERMGAYIQRLLDCDPAEARRVQKDHFHTHGTTLAGLMRTHEVDPHHFLEDVHDIPLDRVQPDERLATALERLPGRRFVFTNGDAPYARRVLEAIGVHDRFHDLHDIHASSYRPKPDPHGYELLCERFGIDPTHALLVDDMAQNLKPAKALGMTTVWVDNGSERGNHAADDSFIDHRITDVGEWLDSIFEEQS; encoded by the coding sequence ATGGCCGCGCAGCTTGCCCCCGAATATCGCCACATCCGGGACTGGGTCTTCGACCTCGACAATTGCCTGTATCCGGCCTCGACAGGCCTGTTCGCGCTGATCGACGAGCGCATGGGCGCCTACATCCAGCGACTGCTCGACTGCGATCCGGCTGAGGCCCGCCGCGTGCAGAAGGATCATTTCCACACACACGGCACGACGTTGGCGGGGCTCATGCGGACGCATGAGGTCGACCCGCACCATTTTCTGGAAGACGTGCACGACATTCCGCTCGATCGCGTGCAGCCGGACGAGCGCCTCGCCACCGCGCTGGAAAGGCTTCCGGGGCGCCGTTTCGTCTTCACCAACGGCGACGCGCCCTATGCGCGCCGGGTGCTGGAGGCGATTGGCGTCCACGACCGCTTCCACGACCTGCATGACATTCATGCGAGCAGCTACCGCCCCAAGCCCGACCCGCACGGCTACGAGCTGCTGTGCGAGCGCTTCGGCATCGATCCGACGCACGCACTACTGGTCGATGACATGGCCCAGAACCTGAAGCCGGCGAAGGCGCTCGGAATGACCACCGTGTGGGTGGACAACGGTTCGGAGCGCGGCAATCACGCGGCCGACGACAGCTTCATCGACCATCGCATCACCGACGTGGGCGAATGGCTCGATTCCATTTTTGAGGAGCAATCATGA